The proteins below are encoded in one region of Sebastes fasciatus isolate fSebFas1 chromosome 16, fSebFas1.pri, whole genome shotgun sequence:
- the LOC141753244 gene encoding GDNF family receptor alpha-4-like, translated as MSQDRMMLIGLLLNVFSHGSVPVSASFDCLVAEQGCIQEQSCMVLYRLLEYCAAEEAVSPLGPDARLECLEAQNSLQHYRPLQVCKCQRGSRREEHCLRVYWTVRFAAYDEYEVSPYEELELNLVRNIEMSRMASIMAASSLSVDGQNQCLKAAQDCGLYEKCGSLRSEYVVACTKRATVSDISCNRQKCHKALRRFLERVPEEYSFALLFCPCSDTLCGERRRKTIVPSCSYEENGRGEERVGKPNCLSLQNYCSRDELCRSRFADFQHNCQPSPLSATGCMRDSRAMCLKAYAGLIGTIMTPNYVSNSSTEVSQWCTCDGSGNEWQGCQRILHLFNNNICLRNGISSMGISAPPPVENTPVPASQPSPRVYQERVHVSVNTLPEFNSMEDSEEEEREDEESEEFNIIPPYSEKDSNTESGARGSKRGAASRALPVLTLLLLPTLILDLECWSY; from the exons GTAGTGTGCCAGTGTCTGCATCCTTTGACTGTCTGGTGGCAGAGCAGGGCTGCATCCAGGAGCAGTCCTGCATGGTGCTCTATCGACTGCTGGAGTACTGTGCGGCTGAGGAGGCCGTGTCGCCCCTCGGCCCAGACGCCCGCCTGGAGTGCCTGGAGGCCCAGAACTCCTTGCAGCATTACCGCCCCCTTCAAGTTTGCAAGTGTCAGCGTGGCTCTCGCAGAGAGGAACACTGCCTCAGGGTCTACTGGACTGTGAGATTTGCAG CATATGATGAGTATGAAGTGTCTCCATATGAAGaactggagttaaatctggtgAGAAACATTGAGATGTCACGTATGGCCTCCATCATGGCAG CTTCCTCTCTTTCCGTGGACGGCCAAAACCAGTGTCTGAAGGCAGCGCAGGACTGTGGCCTGTATGAGAAATGTGGCTCCCTGCGGTCAGAATACGTTGTAGCCTGCACCAAGCGAGCAACAGTGTCTGacatcagctgtaaccgccagaAATGCCACAAAGCCCTGCGGCGCTTCCTGGAGCGCGTGCCAGAGGAGTACAGCTTCGCCCTACTCTTCTGTCCCTGTTCTGACACTCTGTGTGGGGAGCGCCGGAGGAAAACCATCGTCCCGTCATGTTCCTATGAGGAGAAcgggagaggggaggaaagagtgGGCAAGCCCAACTGCCTCAGCCTGCAGAACTATTGCTCCAGAGACGAGCTGTGTAG ATCCCGGTTCGCTGATTTCCAACACAACTGCCAGCCCTCCCCTCTATCTGCCACTGGCTGTATGCGAGACAGCAGAGCCATGTGCCTGAAGGCCTACGCTGGACTCATAG GCACCATCATGACTCCCAACTATGTGAGCAACAGCAGCACAGAAGTATCCCAGTGGTGCACATGTGATGGTAGCGGGAACGAATGGCAGGGCTGTCAGCGCATCCTGCACTTGTTCAACAACAATATATGCCTGC gcAATGGCATCAGCTCCATGGGAATCTCCGCACCTCCTCCTGTAGAAAACACTCCGGTGCCAGCTTCACAGCCCTCCCCGCGCGTCTACCAGGAGAGGGTCCACGTCAGTGTTAACACTCTCCCTGAATTCAACAGT ATGGAGGACAgcgaggaagaagagagggaggatgaAGAAAGCGAGGAATTCAACATCATCCCGCCTTACTCTGAGAAGGACTCTAACACTGAATCGGGGGCTAGAGGGAGTAAACGTGGAGCAGCTAGCCGAGCGCTGCCCGTGTTAACATTACTGCTGCTGCCTACGCTCATCCTGGACTTGGAGTGTTGGAGCTACTGA